From the genome of Blautia hydrogenotrophica DSM 10507:
GGGCGTCAGGCAAGGAAATGGATGTCTATGCGGCGGCTCAGGGAAATTTCAGCGCGCGTGAGTCCACCTGGGAGAACGAGGAGGTGCTGAAGACTTATCCGGAGGATTTGGTTGAGGCAGTATTGGCAGTCTCAGACCCGGAGATTTCTGACGGCGGAACTCTCCCAGATCTGCAATACGCTTCGGAAGCCAGAACCATTGTAGGAGAAGCGCTGTCTTTGGCATGGCAGGGAGAAGATTATGAGGATGCGTTAAAAGCAGCTTCCGAGGAACTCCAAAAACTGTATGATGAACAGTATCAGTAACTTCGGTGAGCTTAGGCAGGAGATGATAATATGAGAAAAAAGAAAGATACATGGCTGACTGGAAAAGAAAAATATCTCTTTGTGCTGCCTCTCATCCTTTTTATTCTGGTTATGGCGATCTATCCTATCGGCTATATCTTAAAACTGAGTTTTTATGAGTGGAGTCTTGCCTTAGGGCAGGCTCCGCAGTGGACAGGTTTGGACAATTACATCTATGCCCTGACTTCCTCAGATTTTTGGCATTCTGTGTGGATTACGCTGATTTACGCGGTGGTCTCGGTGGCGGTTGAAGTATTTTTGGGCGTTTTGCTGGCGCTACTGCTGTCTAAAAAGTTTAAGGGAAAGAATCTGGTGAAGACAGGGTTTATTCTTCCGATGGTGGCCACTCCGGTAGCTGTAGCGCTGACCTGGAAATTGCTGTTTGATGTGAACTACGGGTATATCAATTATCTTTTAGGAAAGATCGGGCTTTCCTTTCAGGGGCTTTCTTCGGCAGACACGGCTTTAGCCAGCTTTCTTGTGATTGATATCTGGCAGTGGACTCCGTTTATTATGCTGATGGTCAGCGCAGGTCTTGCGTCCTTGCCCACAGACCCCTATGAGGCGGCGATGTTGGATGGAGCGACGAAGGGACAGATTTTGAGAAGAATTACGCTGCCATTGCTGAATCCCACGATTCTCATGGCCACACTGTTGCGGCTGATTGACGCTTTGAAATCTTTTGACATCATCTATGCCACGACGAAGGGCGGACCGGGGAATTCCACGAAGACTCTGAATATTCTGGTCTATGAAGAGGCATTCTCCAACTTTCGCTTTGGGCGGGTCTCGGCATATGTGGTCTTGTTTGTGGTTTTCATATTGATTGTGTGCGGGGTATTTATGAAGATCAAGAAAAAGGTGGAGGTGGTGTATTGATGAGGGGTACAGGATTTTATTGGAAAAAAGTACTGTTCTGTCTGGTGGTTCTGGCAATTTTGTTTGTGACGGTCTTTCCGTTTCTGTATATGGTACTGGGAGCGTTTAAAAATACAGTGGATATCGTGAATCCATCCAAGACTTTCCATTTTGTGCCTACAATCAAGAATTTCATCCAGGTTTTTGAGACCTATCAGTTTCAGAAGCCTCTGATAAACAGCCTGATTATCAGCTTTGGCGCGACGGGGCTGTCACTGTTGATCGGACTCCCGGCTTCTTATTCTATGGCGAGATATAAGCAAAACATGCTTCAGATTGTCGTGCTCTGTATTCGAATTGTCCCATCCATCGCATTTTTGGTTCCCGTCTATCTGATGTTTTCGAAGATCGGCCTGACGGGTACCTATACGGGGATTATCCTGGCGAATATGCTGATTGCGGTACCCTTTGTGGTTTGGGTGATGATTCCTTATTTTGAAGGGGTTCCGGTGGAATTAGAAGAGTCTGCTTTGATCGACGGGGCTTCCAGAATGACCTGCTTTCTGAGGATTATGCTGCCGCTTTCCCTGCCGGGAATCATGACGGTTACGATTTTGTCTTTCATCAACGCATGGAATAACTTTATGTTTGGATTGATTTTAGGAAATTCTGATACAAAGATTTTGCCGACGGTGATATTTAACTTTTTATCACACACAGAAATTAATTGGTCCGGCTTGATGGCTGCGGCAATTATTGTGACGCTGCCGATTATCCTGTTATCGGTATTTTTGCAGAGATATATTGTACAGGGACTGACCGCAGGAGCGGTAAAAGGATGAAATGAGAGGAAAATTGGGATGAAGAAATTGTACGGGACAGTAGTCCCCATAGTTACACCGTTTGATGAGAGCGGGAAGATAGATGTGGGTTCTTTGAAAAATCTGGC
Proteins encoded in this window:
- a CDS encoding carbohydrate ABC transporter permease yields the protein MRKKKDTWLTGKEKYLFVLPLILFILVMAIYPIGYILKLSFYEWSLALGQAPQWTGLDNYIYALTSSDFWHSVWITLIYAVVSVAVEVFLGVLLALLLSKKFKGKNLVKTGFILPMVATPVAVALTWKLLFDVNYGYINYLLGKIGLSFQGLSSADTALASFLVIDIWQWTPFIMLMVSAGLASLPTDPYEAAMLDGATKGQILRRITLPLLNPTILMATLLRLIDALKSFDIIYATTKGGPGNSTKTLNILVYEEAFSNFRFGRVSAYVVLFVVFILIVCGVFMKIKKKVEVVY
- a CDS encoding carbohydrate ABC transporter permease, giving the protein MRGTGFYWKKVLFCLVVLAILFVTVFPFLYMVLGAFKNTVDIVNPSKTFHFVPTIKNFIQVFETYQFQKPLINSLIISFGATGLSLLIGLPASYSMARYKQNMLQIVVLCIRIVPSIAFLVPVYLMFSKIGLTGTYTGIILANMLIAVPFVVWVMIPYFEGVPVELEESALIDGASRMTCFLRIMLPLSLPGIMTVTILSFINAWNNFMFGLILGNSDTKILPTVIFNFLSHTEINWSGLMAAAIIVTLPIILLSVFLQRYIVQGLTAGAVKG